From Rutidosis leptorrhynchoides isolate AG116_Rl617_1_P2 chromosome 3, CSIRO_AGI_Rlap_v1, whole genome shotgun sequence, a single genomic window includes:
- the LOC139896111 gene encoding uncharacterized protein — MLVSRCSELSKAHSNCEDSNEVIEVQNYWISKPSSKFPRLCQKKRYSMDTVVGMKNKMVLMIDVHQRNIKRITFKGSDTEMSLFSLKLETILLLERTVPLKHNHDFFSTSEHLCRKAQTTSTHQLEHHQVSTSFSETSFNFIKFDQFETCLNWLIDRS, encoded by the exons ATGCTAG TTTCAAGATGCAGCGAACTTTCAAAGGCACATTCCAACTGTGAAGACAGTAATGAGGTTATTGAAGTCCAAAATTATTGGATCTCTAAACCAAGTTCGAAATTTCCAAGGTTATGCCAAAAGAAG AGGTATTCAATGGACACTGTGGTAGGGATGAAGAATAAGATGGTTTTGATGATAGACGTCCACCAACGAAATATAAAGCGTATCACTTTCAAAGGGAGTGATACTGAAAT GTCACTATTCAGCTTGAAGCTCGAAACAATTTTGTTACTTGAAAGGACCGTTCCCTTAAAG CATAACCACGATTTTTTTAGCACATCGGAACATCTTTGCCGCAAGGCGCAGACCACCTCTACCCACCAGCTCGAGCATCACCAGGTCAGCACTTCTTTTTCAGAAACATCATTCAATTTCATAAAATTTGATCAATTTGAGACTTGCTTAAATTGGTTAATAGATAGGTCATAG
- the LOC139899983 gene encoding LOW QUALITY PROTEIN: uncharacterized protein (The sequence of the model RefSeq protein was modified relative to this genomic sequence to represent the inferred CDS: inserted 1 base in 1 codon) yields MATQSHAQAVKSLNKGAGRRRFVFKTFSKRIEEIDVDVFRSLDPLKPEPSEGSSFFRDCLVKWRHRIANFLKSRLQSVRDEARFALVSCLKELGLEYFGVILKALRSTLKRGFELHVLGYTLHFILIKCLSSASSGTHLDYFLDELLSVGVENDILGDVSQEKDVENFASKMKETRCKKSYETLALIAQTITFSTHCSKLMSPFNHYLLQKKKPLLSLKQKSKIVNTLKHIAEGIQRNPTISHKDILIFAYGLIQSSHDLITVFALGILRNHLKKKMNFKEEEEVLSLLDPFVGLLHGCLTSSNDEDVKSESLMCLSILLKFPLPSLESEADKIKDALLRITCMTNLTDTSPLVESSIRLLTHLLTSTKTNMTLSKDDVPMLLQFPLFADLERNPTIVALSLLKEIVRRKLNVNIISHLVEQVSELMVTSEVESIRKKCGQILLLFLLDYKLEPDCLQKHLDSLLANLRYEHPTGREAVLEMLHAIIEKFAEQVLNEHSQTLFFHLVVCLTNDSEKQVRSMTGTAIKLLIGRLGSESRRPIIDYALFWYSGEKQGLWSAAAQCLGLLVEVMKERFAEHIDDIFVATRRIFSKIGQTDDDDYASSGETIRPLWKEAYFSLVLFEKILLQFPELIFRKDLEDIWELMCNFLLHPHIWVQNISSHLFTLYFRALNSACNQNDDDKLFGNLLLMRPSRLFLLAVSFCSQLKAAASLTDDTANKCLMENINFTVSRLHSMLGGEQSESSKFWSSLDHLRDKEIFXKCFVILDSRKERNMFVAGLLNCDRDKNCENYQYLLIYSLLKKMGNIALDMEEVQMRFVFRIFKELSFTILDRNVIVDQRVGQTYAYHVLLPLYKVCEGFTWKVISDDAKQHAQKMRDSIRDMIGVQNFNKVYNHIRKNLKEKRDKRKHGEKIMAAVNPMRNAKRKLRIAEKHKQNKKRKIMTIKFGRWVR; encoded by the exons ATGGCGACCCAATCTCATGCTCAGGCAGTTAAATCGTTGAACAAGGGAGCTGGAAGAAGACGTTTTGTA TTCAAGACATTCTCTAAACGTATAGAAGAAATTGATGTCGATGTTTTTCGAAGTCTCGATCCTCTCAAGCCAGAGCCTTCAGAAGGCTCATCTTTTTTCCGCGATTGCCTTGTTAAATGGAGG CATCGTATTGCAAACTTTTTGAAAAGTCGTTTACAAAGTGTTCGTGATGAAGCAAGGTTTGCTCTTGTTAGCTGTTTAAAAGAATTAGGTTTAGAATATTTTGGCGTCATTCTCAAAGCTTTGAGATCCACTTTGAAAAGAGGATTCGAGCTTCACGTGCTCGGCTACACACTCCATTTTATACTCATCAAGTGCTTATCATCCGCTTCTTCTGGGACCCACCTGGATTATTTTTTAGACGAGCTTCTTTCGGTGGGGGTTGAGAATGATATTCTCGGTGACGTTTCTCAAGAGAAAGATGTTGAAAATTTTGCTTCGAAAATGAAGGAAACGAGATGTAAAAAGTCCTATGAGACTCTTGCGTTAATTGCTCAAACCATCACATTTAGTACCCATTGCTCGAAGCTGATGTCACCCTTTAATCATTACCTCCTTCAGAAGAAGAAGCCGTTATTGAGCCTAAAACAGAAGTCAAAAATCGTAAATACGTTGAAGCATATAGCTGAAGGTATTCAACGTAATCCAACCATTAGTCACAAGGACATTCTAATTTTCGCTTATGGTCTCATTCAAAGTTCACATGATCTTATTACCGTATTTGCTCTCGGTATCTTGCGCAATCACCTTAAGAAGAAAATGAAtttcaaagaagaagaagaagttttaTCACTTTTGGACCCGTTTGTTGGATTATTACATGGTTGCTTGACCTCCTCCAATGATGAAGACGTGAAATCCGAATCTCTTATGTGCCTTTCAATTCTTTTGAAATTTCCGTTACCATCCCTCGAATCGGAGGCTGATAAAATAAAAGATGCACTTTTAAGAATTACATGTATGACAAATCTTACCGATACCAGTCCTCTAGTTGAATCTAGTATACGGTTACTCACACATCTTTTAACAAGTACAAAAACTAATATGACACTTTCAAAAGACGATGTCCCGATGCTTCTCCAGTTTCCACTCTTTGCCGATCTCGAAAGAAACCCGACCATCGTGGCACTTTCTTTATTAAAAGAAATTGTGAGACGCAAGCTTAATGTTAATATAATTtctcatctagtcgaacaagtttcAGAGTTAATGGTAACGAGTGAAGTGGAATCGATACGTAAGAAATGCGGTCAAATCTTACTCCTATTTTTACTTGATTACAAACTTGAACCAGATTGTCTGCAGAAACATCTCGACTCCTTGCTTGCAAatttaag gtATGAGCACCCGACTGGAAGAGAAGCTGTACTTGAAATGCTTCATGCTATTATTGAAAAGTTTGCGGAGCAAGTTTTGAATGAGCATTCACAAACTCTTTTTTTCCACTTGGTTGTTTGTTTAACGAATGATTCCGAGAAGCAAGTTAGATCTATGACTGGTACTGCTATAAAGCTCCTGATTGGTCGTTTGGGATCAGAAAGTCGCCGTCCGATTATTGATTACGCTTTGTTTTGGTATTCTGGCGAAAAACAGGGTTTATGGAGTGCTGCAGCACAG TGTTTGGGACTATTGGTGGAAGTAATGAAGGAAAGGTTTGCAGAACACATAGATGATATTTTTGTTGCGACGAGACGCATATTTTCTAAAATTGGTCAaacagatgatgatgattatgcatCCAGTGGAGAAACGATTCGTCCTCTATGGAAAGAAGCATATTTTTCACTGGTTCTCTTTGAGAAGATATTACTGCAATTTCCCGAGTTGATCTTTCGGAAAGATCTCGAG GACATATGGGAACTAATGTGCAATTTCTTACTGCATCCACACATTTGGGTGCAGAATATCTCAAGCCATCTTTTTACATTGTACTTTAGAGCGTTAAATTCGGCCTGCAACCAAAACGATGATGATAAATTGTTTGGCAACTTGTTGTTAATGAGACCGAGTAGACTTTTTCTGCTAGCAGTCTCTTTCTGCTCTCAGTTGAAAGCAGCAGCATCACTTACAGATGACACAGCAAACAAATGTCTTATGGAAAACATCAACTTTACGGTTTCTAGATTACATTCAATGTTAGGGGGGGAGCAAAGTGAATCTTCAAAATTCTGGTCTTCCCTTGACCACCTGAGAGATAAAGAAATTT CTAAGTGCTTTGTGATTCTTGATTCAAGAAAAGAAAGAAATATGTTTGTAGCGGGGCTGCTTAACTGTGACCGGGACAAGAATTGTGAAAATTATCAGTATTTACTCATTTATTCTCTACTTAAAAAGATGGGTAATATTGCACTTGATATGGAGGAAGTTCAG ATGAGATTCGTTTTCAGAATCTTTAAAGAACTCTCATTTACAATTCTCGATAGAAATGTAATTGTGGACCAAAGAGTAGGTCAGACGTATGCTTATCATGTGCTCCTGCCGTTGTACAAAGTCTGTGAGGGGTTTACTTGGAAGGTTATCTCTG ATGATGCAAAGCAACATGCTCAAAAGATGCGTGATAGTATCCGGGACATGATAGGAGTCCAGAATTTCAATAAAGTTTATAACCACATAAGAAAAAATCTCAAGGAGAAAAGGGATAAGAGAAAACATGGTGAGAAAATCATGGCCGCTGTTAACCCCATGAGAAATGCCAAAAGGAAGCTTAGGATTGCTGAAAAGCATAAACAGAACAAGAAGCGGAAAATAATGACAATCAAGTTTGGAAGATGGGTGCGTTAA